A window of Exiguobacterium sp. FSL W8-0210 genomic DNA:
TGATCGCGACTTTTTTACCGTTTGATTTTAAGGTTCCGCTGTACACCTCACCAATCGAGGCAGAAGCGACAGGACGGGGACTGATGTCCGAGATAATCTCTTCAATCGGCATGCCCCAATCTTCTTCGATGGTCTTTCGTGACTCTCCGAGTTTACTTGAAGGTACTTTATCGACCAGTTCGGTCAGTTCCATCAAAACGGATGGTGAGAACAAATCGGCTCGAATCGATAAGAACTGGCCGAGCTTGATCAGTAATCCTTCTAGCCGTAATGCTTTTTTCTTATAGTCACGCGCAATCCGGATCATGATGCGCTCAAACTCTTCGTTGTTCGTACCTGGCCGGTTTTTCCGGGTGAATCGATAGATCGTAAAAATGTAACGTGCGAACATCGTCACGATGACGACGATGCGATAAAGCGCCCAACGTTTCATACGGTCACCTAGCTTCCTGTACAGTTTGTTTCAGTATAGGTTACTTTACCTAAAAACGTCACTCGCAAACGGTCGAAACGGTGACAGAAAATTAATGCTTTACGGAAACTAAAAAGAGAGTATAGTAAGTATTGGAATTTCTTTGTAGAAAGGTGAAATGTGCGCATGTCCTGGGACTTATTGAATATCATCGGCACGGTCGCTTTTGCGATGAGTGGTGCGATTGTTGCGATGGAAGAAAAATATGATTTATTCGGTGTTTGGTTACTTGCTTTGATCACAGCATTCGGCGGCGGTGCCATTCGCAATTTACTGATTGGTGTACCGGTATCCGCTCTTTGGTCGCAAGGTGGTCTCTTCTTAGTCGCAATTCTCGTTGCGTTGTTGATCTTCATGTTACCCCAGTTGTTTTTGCCGCACTGGACACGTTGGGGCGTCCTCGCGGATGCGCTTGGGTTGTCGGCGTTTGCGATTCAAGGTGCTTTGATGGCGACAGCAAAAGGATTGCCACTGTCAGCGACGATTTCGGCTGCTGTTCTAACTGGTGTCGGGGGTGGAGTGATTCGTGATTTGCTGGCGGGTCGGAAACCGCTCGTCTTGCATAAAGAGATTTATGCGATGTGGGCTGTCATGGCAGCACTCGTGATTGATCGTTTCCAATTGACGAATCCTCTACATTTGTTCACATTGCTCGGACTCATCACTGTTTTACGTATGCTATCGTATTATTATGAATGGAATTTACCAGCACGACGCTTAGGGGGAGAATAAGCATGAAAGTATTCATTATGATTGGCGCGATCTCGATGATGTTATCGGTCGCACTAGGTGCATTCGGTGCACACGCCTTAAAAGATATGCTAACGGAACGGATGCTTGCGAACTGGCAGACAGGCGTTCTTTACCAGATGGTACATTCGCTCGGTATCCTAGCACTCGGGGGACTCTTATTAAAAGTATCGATTCCACAATGGTCGTTGGCTGCATGGCTGATGCTCGCCGGAATCGTGTTCTTCTCCGGTAGCCTGTATGTCATGGCATTGACGAACGTAACGAAACTGGGTGCCATCACACCAATCGGTGGCGTTTTATTCATCGCAGCATGGATCTTTGTCGCAATTGGCGCATATAAAGGATTATGAGGTTCGACCGTTTTTCTTCCGTCATGAAGAAGAACGGTTTTTTTATACGAAAAACGCCCACTCGATATCGAGTAGACGAAAGTATCAAAACGAATTCATCGTTTTGTCGTTTGTGTCTTGTTTAGCTTCGATAATGCTTGCTCGTAGCGATCCAGTACGCGATCTGCAACCGGTTTCAGCTCTTTTGAAAGCACAGCGAATTGCAATTCACGCGATCGTGTCGATCGGTTCATAGCATTCCCCATGGTAATTCCTCCTTACGTCATTCAACCTACTGTTTTATAGCCGCAAGGAGTATATTCCCATGAGATATTTCAATCAAACGTCATTCAACACATTAAAGTGCAAAATGAGTATTTAATTGATCACTTTCGAGACGGTTACCGATGAAGAACTCACCAAATTCTCCGTACTTCGCGCTGACTTCGTCAAAACGCATTTCGTAGACGATTTTCTTGAACTGAAGAATATCGTCTGAGAAGAGCGTAACGCCCCATTCCCAATCGTCAAATCCAGTTGATCCACCGATGATTTGCTGAATTTTCCCAGCATAACTCCGCCCAATCATACCGTGACGATACATGAGTTCTTTTCGTTTCTCCATTGAGAGCGTGTACCAGTTGTCGCCATCGCGACGTGACTTGCTCATCGGGTAGAAGCAGATGTGCTTCGCTTGCGGCAGAATCGGATAGAGACGATCACGCACGTACGGATTTTCGTATGGGTTCCCTTCGCCTGAACCACGGTACGTACCGAGTTCGACGACAGAGACGTAAGAATACGTCGGGATCAAGTAATCATAGAGATCAAGTTTCTGCATTTTGACTTCGACGTCTTGGATTTGTTCCATTGTTGGACGAAGAACCATCAAGACGAGATCGGCTTTTTGACCGATGATTGTATAGAGTGCGTGGCTTCCGTCTTTTGTCGCTTCGACATCAGAAAGCTCTGAGAGGAAAGCTTGGAACTCTTCAATCATGCGCGCGCGGTCTGTCGCGTCGATTTGTTTCAAGCGTGACCAATCGATCCGGCGGAAATCATGTAATGTATACCAGCCGTCGAGTGTTTCAGCGGCTTGTTGCGTAGCAGTCGGTTCAGATGTTTGATGTTGCATGGGATGACCTCCTGAGTCTGAAATAAGTTGTCTTTTTCCATATCCTATCTTATCACATTCTATTGAAACGCTTCGCCCGAAAAGGTCATTATCCATGAGATCGTAACACATGAAAAAAGCAGAGAGTGGGTAAAAGGGGAAGGGGAGATCACTTTGCTTGGAAATAGTCTCTGTATCATTCTTGAAAATGACTGTAATAGTCGGTAGATATGGCTTCAGTGCTTTTGTTAGATAACTTTTTTGCAAATTGTTTTAACAACGATTGAGAACTGTGTATAATAAACGATGGAAAAGAAAATGGATCAAATCGACGACGTCGTGTTTACCTAAAAAGGAGAGAAACTCATGCAATTATTCGATATGTTAGAACAAAAGATTAAAGCGCACCAACCGAAAATCGTCTTCCCAGAAGGAATTGACGCGCGTGTTCTTGGCGCAGCTGTCCGTTTGAAGAAAGACGGTCTCGTCACACCGGTCGTCATCGGACCACGTGTACAAATCGAAGAAACAGCAACAGCAAACGGAATCGATGTCACGGGCCTTGATACGATCGATCCTGCTTCTTACGCTGGAATTGATGAGCTCGTCGCATCGTTCGTTGAGCGCCGTAAAGGGAAAGCAACTGAAGAGCAAGCACGTGCTGTCATCTTAAAAGACGTGAACACGTTCGGTACGATGCTCGTTCACACAGGACAAGCAGAAGGTCTTGTATCGGGAGCAATGCACGCAACAGGCGATACAGTTCGTCCAGCACTTCAAATCATCAAAATGCAAGAAGGCTATAAAAAAACATCAGGCGTCTTCATCATGGTACGTGACGAAGAGCAATACGTCTTTGCAGACTGCGCGATCAACATCGCACCGGATGCAAACGATCTAGCAGAGAACGCAATCGCATCTGCGAAAACAGCAAAAACATTCGGTATCGATCCGAAAGTGGCATTGCTTAGCTTCTCGACAAAAGGTTCAGCAAAATCACCAGAGACAGAGCGTGTCGTTGAAGCAACTCGTATTGCTAAAGAACGTGCACCGGAGCTTGCAATCGATGGCGAACTTCAATTCGATGCTGCATTCGTTCCAAGCGTCGCGAAATCAAAAGCACCAGAATCAGATGTCGCAGGTCAAGCGAACGTCTTCATCTTCCCAAGTCTTGAAGCTGGAAACATTGGCTACAAAATCGCCCAGCGTCTTGGTGGATTCGAAGCAATCGGTCCGATCCTTCAAGGTTTGAACAAACCGGTCAACGATCTTTCACGCGGTTGTAACGAAGAGGATGTCTACAAACTCGCGATCATCACGGCAGCACAAGCGGTCGAAGAACGCCAAGCCTAAGCACGGTTTGAAAAAGTCTTTACTTTTTCGCTAAACCCCGTACAATGGTACACATCACGAAAATCACGAAACGTAAACGTATAGCAACGCTCGTATAATAGTGGGAATTGGCCCACGAGTCTCTACCGGATCGCCGTAACGGTCCGACTACGGGTGGTGAGTTACTGCTCTCTTTTTTGACGTACAGTGGCTGCCCCCGGGTAGCGGCTGTACGTTTTTTCGTTTTTAAAGAGGAGAATGCATGTATGAAAC
This region includes:
- the hemQ gene encoding hydrogen peroxide-dependent heme synthase — protein: MQHQTSEPTATQQAAETLDGWYTLHDFRRIDWSRLKQIDATDRARMIEEFQAFLSELSDVEATKDGSHALYTIIGQKADLVLMVLRPTMEQIQDVEVKMQKLDLYDYLIPTYSYVSVVELGTYRGSGEGNPYENPYVRDRLYPILPQAKHICFYPMSKSRRDGDNWYTLSMEKRKELMYRHGMIGRSYAGKIQQIIGGSTGFDDWEWGVTLFSDDILQFKKIVYEMRFDEVSAKYGEFGEFFIGNRLESDQLNTHFAL
- a CDS encoding DUF423 domain-containing protein translates to MKVFIMIGAISMMLSVALGAFGAHALKDMLTERMLANWQTGVLYQMVHSLGILALGGLLLKVSIPQWSLAAWLMLAGIVFFSGSLYVMALTNVTKLGAITPIGGVLFIAAWIFVAIGAYKGL
- the pta gene encoding phosphate acetyltransferase; translated protein: MQLFDMLEQKIKAHQPKIVFPEGIDARVLGAAVRLKKDGLVTPVVIGPRVQIEETATANGIDVTGLDTIDPASYAGIDELVASFVERRKGKATEEQARAVILKDVNTFGTMLVHTGQAEGLVSGAMHATGDTVRPALQIIKMQEGYKKTSGVFIMVRDEEQYVFADCAINIAPDANDLAENAIASAKTAKTFGIDPKVALLSFSTKGSAKSPETERVVEATRIAKERAPELAIDGELQFDAAFVPSVAKSKAPESDVAGQANVFIFPSLEAGNIGYKIAQRLGGFEAIGPILQGLNKPVNDLSRGCNEEDVYKLAIITAAQAVEERQA
- a CDS encoding trimeric intracellular cation channel family protein — its product is MSWDLLNIIGTVAFAMSGAIVAMEEKYDLFGVWLLALITAFGGGAIRNLLIGVPVSALWSQGGLFLVAILVALLIFMLPQLFLPHWTRWGVLADALGLSAFAIQGALMATAKGLPLSATISAAVLTGVGGGVIRDLLAGRKPLVLHKEIYAMWAVMAALVIDRFQLTNPLHLFTLLGLITVLRMLSYYYEWNLPARRLGGE